A genomic region of Photobacterium swingsii contains the following coding sequences:
- the hrpB gene encoding ATP-dependent helicase HrpB has product MSQLPIDAVIPDLLRQLTTHSQLILKAPPGAGKSTRLPLMLLKEAAVDGKIVMLEPRRLAARNIANFLAGQLGEKVGETVGLRVRGETKVSVATRLEIVTEGVMTRMLQQDPELNGISLLIFDEFHERSIHADTALAFALEVQEALRDDLQLLVMSATLDEQALTELLPQASYTESLGRCFPVEYRYQAITDDRDWLVGVERAVVRLLQQETGSMLVFLPGAGEIKRLAERLTDSVAMDTVICPLFGQLNPKQQQQAIQPALKDQRKVVLATNIAETSLTIEGVRLVVDAGLERIAHWDPKTGISRLEKVRIAQSSAEQRAGRAGRLEPGVCLRLYSEEALSRQPATPQPEILRADLTALAMELAQWGCQDAADLHWLDTPPTINLRQSQLLLQQLGAFDERLQLTERGIQIQQLGADPRHAAILAFAKQHDTTAKITAAMLVALLEEPPRGHQNPDLHFQLSLLESGKLARASQYLQRAQQHYAKLDSKTVTRWQLSRDWLAPLLAAGFPDRIALSRSGDGRYQLSNGQGAMLSPDEPLADSDLLVVVDVVKTRQGDSRIFSAVSADSDHLHSLLPHLFCEREWLDWDDKKGRLTAETHWCCGKLILKRQSQGEPDTAKASEALLNAVIRKGLSVLNWNTKAESLLVRARCAAQWLPELELPAMDEPSLLADAQSWLLPYMDGMKTLKALAKLDVAQALTARLGWDKAQALDIALPTHYQVPTGSHYPIRYQLGQQPVLAVKLQEMFGEKHSPQLANGKVSVVLELLSPAQRPLQITQDLAAFWQGSYNDVKKEMKGRYPKHPWPDDPANHEPTKKTKRHL; this is encoded by the coding sequence TTGTCACAGCTGCCTATCGACGCCGTTATTCCCGATCTTCTTCGTCAGTTGACCACGCATTCACAATTGATCTTAAAAGCGCCACCAGGGGCCGGTAAATCAACCCGTTTGCCATTGATGCTGCTTAAAGAAGCCGCCGTTGATGGCAAAATTGTGATGTTGGAGCCGCGCCGTTTGGCAGCACGCAATATTGCGAACTTTTTAGCTGGGCAGCTAGGCGAAAAAGTGGGAGAGACGGTTGGCTTACGGGTGCGTGGTGAAACCAAGGTCAGTGTGGCAACACGGCTAGAAATCGTGACCGAAGGGGTCATGACACGCATGCTGCAACAAGATCCAGAGCTGAATGGTATCAGCTTACTGATTTTTGATGAATTCCATGAGCGCAGTATTCATGCTGATACCGCGCTGGCTTTCGCGCTCGAAGTACAAGAAGCTTTGCGTGATGACTTACAGTTGCTGGTGATGTCGGCCACACTTGATGAGCAGGCGCTAACTGAATTATTGCCGCAAGCGAGTTACACCGAATCCCTCGGCCGTTGTTTTCCTGTTGAATACCGCTATCAAGCGATTACCGATGATCGAGATTGGTTGGTGGGTGTTGAGCGTGCCGTTGTGCGTTTATTACAACAAGAAACAGGGTCGATGTTGGTGTTTTTACCTGGTGCGGGTGAGATTAAACGCTTAGCAGAGCGCCTGACTGACTCAGTAGCGATGGATACGGTTATCTGCCCACTCTTCGGTCAGCTTAACCCTAAACAGCAGCAGCAAGCCATTCAGCCTGCCTTAAAAGACCAACGTAAAGTTGTGCTTGCTACCAATATCGCTGAAACCAGTTTAACCATCGAAGGTGTTCGCTTGGTCGTGGACGCAGGTTTAGAGCGCATTGCCCATTGGGACCCCAAAACAGGCATCAGTCGCTTAGAAAAGGTCAGGATCGCGCAGTCGTCAGCTGAACAACGCGCGGGACGAGCGGGGCGCTTGGAGCCTGGGGTGTGTTTACGCTTGTACAGTGAAGAAGCACTCTCTCGTCAACCTGCGACCCCTCAGCCCGAGATTTTACGGGCTGACTTAACTGCACTAGCAATGGAACTTGCCCAATGGGGCTGCCAAGATGCCGCCGATCTTCATTGGCTCGATACCCCACCCACAATTAATTTGCGTCAATCGCAGCTTTTATTACAACAACTCGGAGCGTTTGATGAAAGGCTGCAACTTACCGAACGTGGTATACAGATCCAGCAACTCGGGGCTGACCCTCGCCATGCTGCAATATTAGCGTTTGCCAAACAGCATGATACGACGGCGAAGATCACAGCTGCGATGTTGGTGGCATTGTTGGAAGAGCCACCGCGTGGCCATCAGAACCCAGATCTGCACTTTCAATTGAGCTTATTAGAAAGCGGTAAGCTGGCACGTGCATCGCAATACTTGCAACGTGCACAGCAGCATTACGCCAAGCTTGATAGTAAGACAGTGACCCGTTGGCAGCTGAGCCGTGATTGGCTTGCGCCTTTGTTAGCGGCGGGTTTTCCTGACCGTATTGCTTTATCACGCAGCGGAGATGGTCGCTATCAATTATCGAATGGACAAGGCGCGATGCTATCGCCGGATGAACCACTGGCCGATAGCGATTTGCTGGTGGTGGTTGATGTCGTGAAAACACGTCAGGGGGATAGCCGTATATTTTCTGCCGTGTCTGCTGACAGTGATCACTTACATTCGTTATTGCCTCATTTATTCTGTGAGCGTGAATGGCTGGATTGGGATGATAAGAAAGGGCGTTTAACCGCAGAAACCCATTGGTGTTGTGGGAAGTTGATATTGAAACGCCAATCCCAAGGTGAGCCTGATACCGCCAAAGCCAGTGAAGCGTTATTGAATGCCGTGATCCGTAAAGGGTTGAGTGTTTTAAATTGGAATACAAAGGCTGAAAGTTTGTTAGTACGTGCTCGCTGTGCAGCGCAGTGGTTACCAGAACTGGAACTCCCTGCGATGGATGAGCCAAGTTTGTTAGCGGATGCACAATCTTGGCTTCTGCCTTATATGGATGGCATGAAGACATTGAAAGCCTTGGCGAAATTAGATGTCGCTCAGGCTTTAACGGCGCGATTAGGCTGGGATAAAGCTCAAGCTCTTGATATCGCCTTACCAACCCATTACCAAGTCCCGACGGGCTCGCATTATCCGATCCGCTATCAGTTGGGTCAGCAGCCAGTGCTTGCGGTGAAGTTACAAGAGATGTTTGGTGAAAAGCACTCGCCTCAGTTAGCGAATGGCAAGGTGTCGGTGGTGTTAGAGTTATTGTCGCCTGCGCAACGTCCGTTGCAAATTACTCAAGACTTAGCAGCTTTTTGGCAAGGCTCATACAACGATGTGAAAAAAGAAATGAAAGGGCGATATCCGAAACATCCTTGGCCGGATGATCCTGCAAACCATGAGCCGACCAAAAAAACGAAACGACACTTGTGA
- a CDS encoding glutathione S-transferase family protein, with translation MLTLYGYPRSRSLRVSWLLEELGLDWQYHLVNLQQGEHKTTDYLKHNIEGKVPTLIDQDLTLCESTAICLYLAERYGSHWLPHQSMQQQARHHQWLSFIITELEQPLWSIGKHRYALPEPIRLPEMQAVASWEFKKAANVASHWLPESDYLFGNLPTVADIILTQTLNWATAFKQKLPANVEKYRLFVSQRPALMRALHKEQQALPT, from the coding sequence ATGCTCACCTTGTATGGATACCCTCGTAGTCGCTCATTACGTGTTTCATGGTTGCTCGAAGAACTGGGGCTAGATTGGCAATATCATCTCGTCAACCTACAACAAGGCGAACACAAAACAACTGACTACTTGAAGCATAATATCGAAGGTAAAGTCCCCACCTTGATCGATCAAGATCTTACCCTGTGTGAATCCACTGCGATCTGTTTGTATCTCGCTGAACGTTACGGGTCACATTGGCTTCCCCACCAATCAATGCAACAACAAGCTCGCCACCATCAATGGCTCAGTTTTATCATTACTGAGCTAGAACAACCCCTGTGGAGCATAGGTAAACATCGTTACGCCCTACCCGAACCGATCCGTTTGCCCGAAATGCAAGCTGTCGCTAGCTGGGAATTTAAGAAAGCAGCCAATGTGGCCTCGCATTGGCTTCCTGAAAGCGATTATTTATTCGGCAACCTACCGACAGTCGCTGATATCATTTTGACGCAGACACTAAATTGGGCCACGGCTTTTAAGCAAAAACTCCCCGCAAATGTCGAAAAGTATCGCCTTTTTGTTTCTCAACGCCCGGCTTTAATGCGTGCACTTCACAAAGAACAACAAGCACTCCCGACATAA
- the mutY gene encoding A/G-specific adenine glycosylase: MSNPVNNAFSHAILAWYDKFGRKTLPWQLEKTPYKVWLSEIMLQQTQVATVIPYFERFLARFPTVQDLAAAEQDEVLHLWTGLGYYARARNLHKAAQCIVNEHGGVFPTDIDQVQALPGIGRSTAGAVLSLSLKQHHSILDGNVKRTLSRCYAVEGWPGKKSVENALWEIADANTPTQGVERYNQAMMDMGAMICTRSKPKCELCPVNDICQAKAQERQADFPGKKPKKVMPEKQTWFVILQHGDEVWLEQRPQTGIWGGLWCFPQHDNDQLADLVEQRLATQANVVAQEQLTAFRHTFSHYHLDITPMHFTLDKQPCQIRENGQWYNLRQPAKIGLAAPVQQILASLHYQLVNG; encoded by the coding sequence GTGAGCAATCCTGTCAACAATGCCTTCTCCCACGCTATTTTAGCTTGGTACGATAAATTTGGCCGTAAAACCTTGCCTTGGCAATTAGAAAAAACGCCTTATAAAGTCTGGCTAAGCGAAATCATGTTGCAACAAACTCAAGTTGCAACTGTTATTCCTTACTTCGAGCGCTTCTTGGCCCGTTTTCCTACCGTGCAAGATCTGGCCGCCGCTGAACAAGATGAAGTCCTACACCTATGGACTGGGCTGGGTTATTATGCCCGAGCACGTAATCTGCACAAAGCAGCGCAATGCATAGTGAACGAACATGGCGGCGTTTTCCCAACCGATATCGATCAAGTTCAGGCCCTGCCTGGCATTGGGCGTTCAACTGCGGGGGCGGTACTCTCGCTATCACTTAAACAACATCATTCGATTTTAGATGGTAACGTCAAGCGAACCCTTTCACGTTGCTATGCCGTCGAAGGCTGGCCCGGTAAAAAGTCGGTCGAAAATGCACTGTGGGAGATTGCTGATGCCAATACCCCCACACAAGGTGTGGAACGGTATAACCAAGCTATGATGGACATGGGGGCGATGATTTGTACCCGTAGTAAGCCCAAGTGCGAATTGTGTCCGGTTAATGATATATGCCAAGCCAAAGCACAAGAGCGCCAAGCCGACTTCCCCGGCAAAAAGCCCAAGAAAGTAATGCCAGAAAAGCAGACATGGTTTGTCATTTTGCAGCATGGCGATGAAGTCTGGCTAGAACAACGCCCACAAACTGGCATTTGGGGTGGACTGTGGTGTTTCCCACAACACGATAACGATCAATTAGCCGATCTGGTTGAACAGCGCCTCGCCACTCAAGCGAATGTCGTAGCACAAGAGCAATTGACTGCTTTTCGTCACACGTTTAGCCATTACCATCTCGACATTACTCCCATGCATTTCACCTTGGATAAGCAGCCATGCCAGATCCGAGAAAATGGCCAATGGTATAATTTACGCCAGCCTGCAAAAATTGGCTTAGCCGCGCCCGTTCAACAGATTTTAGCGAGCTTGCACTATCAGCTGGTAAACGGTTAA
- the mltC gene encoding membrane-bound lytic murein transglycosylase MltC, producing MKKRLVLLSLLALSGCSREFIEKIYDVDYTTTNRFANNLAPLPGQFTKDLVALDKLINSFNGEVERYWGNDSMIASKHHYVKYTDGYQSRAHVDFDRGVVVVGTVAKTDPEKHLKAAIVTTLLTPDDPAGVDLYSDQKIQVGGKPFLFGQVLDQDKKPVEWSWRANRFADYLVKNKIKKRKVRFQQAYYVEIPMVANHVDKRGYKYASIVRDASKRYGINEDLIYAIIKTESSFNPYAVSHANAYGLMQVVPKTAGADVFKLVKKKSGVPSPEYLFDPVKNIDTGTAYFYILKNRYLRDVKHPTSLHYSMISAYNGGTGGVLNTFNRNDRKRAMKDLNNLQPNQVYWALTNKHPKAEARRYLQKVTTFQKEFNQGKI from the coding sequence ATGAAAAAACGTTTAGTTCTGTTATCTCTACTTGCGCTAAGTGGCTGTAGCCGTGAGTTTATTGAAAAAATATACGATGTGGATTACACCACCACCAACCGTTTTGCCAATAACCTAGCACCACTCCCAGGTCAGTTCACCAAAGATTTGGTGGCCCTCGATAAACTGATCAATTCCTTCAATGGCGAAGTCGAACGCTATTGGGGCAACGACAGCATGATCGCAAGTAAACACCACTACGTAAAATACACTGATGGCTACCAAAGCCGTGCTCACGTCGACTTTGACCGTGGTGTCGTGGTAGTGGGAACAGTCGCTAAAACCGATCCTGAAAAACACTTAAAAGCGGCTATCGTCACCACCCTTTTAACCCCCGACGATCCTGCTGGTGTCGATCTCTACTCGGATCAAAAAATCCAAGTCGGTGGTAAACCCTTTCTATTTGGCCAAGTACTGGATCAAGATAAAAAGCCAGTTGAGTGGTCATGGCGTGCCAATCGCTTTGCCGACTATTTAGTTAAAAACAAGATCAAAAAGCGCAAAGTACGCTTTCAGCAAGCCTATTACGTTGAGATCCCTATGGTGGCTAACCATGTCGACAAGCGTGGCTATAAATACGCGAGCATAGTGCGTGATGCCTCAAAGCGTTATGGAATCAATGAAGATCTGATTTACGCCATCATCAAAACGGAAAGCAGCTTTAACCCTTATGCCGTAAGCCATGCGAATGCGTACGGGTTAATGCAGGTTGTCCCAAAAACGGCTGGGGCCGATGTCTTTAAGTTAGTGAAAAAGAAATCAGGCGTGCCATCACCTGAGTATTTGTTCGACCCAGTTAAAAATATCGATACAGGTACCGCCTACTTTTACATTTTAAAAAATCGATACTTACGCGATGTCAAACACCCAACGTCGCTGCACTACAGCATGATTTCGGCTTATAACGGCGGTACGGGCGGCGTACTCAATACCTTCAATCGTAATGATCGCAAGCGGGCAATGAAAGATTTGAATAACCTGCAACCCAATCAGGTTTACTGGGCCTTGACCAACAAACACCCGAAAGCCGAAGCAAGACGCTACTTACAAAAAGTGACGACTTTCCAAAAAGAGTTTAATCAAGGCAAAATTTAA
- a CDS encoding oxidative damage protection protein, with protein sequence MSRTVFCTRLKKDAEGLDFQLYPGELGKRIFDNISKEAWAEWQGKQTMLINEKKLNMMDVEHRKLLETEMVKFLFEGQDVIIDGYMPPSE encoded by the coding sequence ATGAGCCGTACTGTATTTTGTACTCGCCTTAAAAAAGATGCGGAAGGTTTAGATTTCCAACTTTACCCAGGTGAACTTGGTAAACGCATTTTCGACAACATCTCTAAAGAAGCTTGGGCTGAATGGCAAGGTAAACAAACCATGCTGATCAATGAGAAAAAGCTTAACATGATGGATGTCGAGCACCGTAAATTACTTGAAACAGAAATGGTTAAATTCCTGTTTGAAGGCCAAGACGTGATCATTGATGGCTATATGCCACCAAGTGAATAA
- the mrcB gene encoding penicillin-binding protein 1B has product MMKLPIREAAQAPRSGPKRKAPAKKAPAKKATTSKRTPRKKTTRKKRKAQSSWWRKLLGFGVKLTIVVFAVVLMVGIYLDTVVQNKFDGQLWNLPAVVYGRVLNLEPGQTITIDEVRRELDLLQYHKVRSPQRVGEYSSSSTRIEMIRRPFEFDNGMEGKRHVMLTFDGNSLKSIHEVASKRQLGYIRIEPKMLGMIGATGREQRMFLPREQIPEVLVDALLVTEDRDFYQHDGVSPLAIVRALFANLKAGRTVQGGSTLTQQLAKNLFLSQEKTLWRKLREAYIALILDYRYNKDRILEAYLNEIYLGQNGGKEVHGFALGARLYFGRPLQELRIDQQALLVGLVKGPSYYNPWRNPERARQRRDLVLRLMMDNGILDGKQYELAASRSLDVQAKPRISTRQPAYFQQLQRELKEKVGDKFTPGVGLRVFSTLDPLSQQEAEKMVGAMVPQLNKKAGVKVETAMVAVDRVSGEVRAMIGGSRPGYAGFNRALDASRQIGSLVKPAVYLAALRQPERFTLASTIDDKPIMLKGSKGNNWKPRNYDRKFRGQVPLYYALAKSLNVPTVNLGMAVGLNDVIKTMEQLGVDRNEIPKLPSILLGSFTLTPFEVTQMFQSITSGGRRAELTALRSVVDLQGILLYQNYPKARQVVPQQAAWLTTYGMKNVVSQGTARFLQPQFGWAALAGKTGTTDKNRDSWFVGADGREVVTIWVGRDDNKPVNLTGSSGALRMYSQYMKSRQPEPLRLAWPSKVSTAKYHRQPDGTLGFDCQGEQSLPVWDDKGQLKARCEAGAGGWVKDLFAW; this is encoded by the coding sequence ATGATGAAGTTACCGATTCGTGAGGCTGCACAAGCCCCTCGAAGTGGCCCCAAACGTAAAGCGCCTGCGAAAAAAGCCCCTGCGAAAAAGGCGACGACTAGCAAGCGTACTCCGCGAAAAAAAACGACGCGCAAGAAACGTAAGGCGCAATCAAGCTGGTGGCGTAAGCTGTTGGGCTTTGGCGTTAAGCTCACCATAGTGGTGTTTGCTGTGGTGCTGATGGTCGGGATCTACCTTGATACTGTGGTGCAAAATAAATTCGACGGTCAGCTCTGGAATTTACCCGCGGTTGTCTACGGCAGGGTGCTAAACCTTGAGCCGGGCCAAACCATCACGATTGATGAAGTGCGTCGTGAGCTCGACTTACTGCAATACCATAAAGTGCGCTCGCCACAGCGTGTGGGTGAGTATTCATCATCATCGACACGGATTGAAATGATCCGTCGCCCGTTTGAATTTGATAACGGGATGGAAGGTAAACGTCATGTGATGCTGACTTTCGACGGTAATAGCCTTAAGAGCATCCACGAAGTCGCGTCTAAGCGCCAGCTAGGCTATATCCGCATCGAGCCTAAGATGCTAGGGATGATAGGGGCGACAGGGCGTGAGCAACGGATGTTCTTACCGCGAGAACAGATCCCAGAAGTCTTAGTCGATGCCTTGTTGGTGACCGAAGATCGTGACTTCTATCAGCACGATGGCGTATCTCCACTGGCGATTGTGCGGGCCTTATTTGCCAACCTAAAAGCAGGGCGTACTGTACAGGGCGGAAGCACCTTGACTCAGCAGTTAGCTAAAAACTTGTTTCTATCCCAAGAGAAAACCTTGTGGCGTAAGTTGCGCGAGGCCTATATCGCATTGATCTTGGATTATCGCTACAACAAAGATCGGATCTTAGAGGCCTATTTAAATGAGATTTACCTAGGTCAAAATGGTGGCAAAGAAGTCCACGGCTTTGCCTTAGGTGCACGTTTGTACTTTGGCCGTCCACTGCAAGAGCTGAGAATCGATCAACAGGCCTTGCTGGTGGGGCTGGTGAAAGGCCCGTCGTATTACAATCCATGGCGTAATCCTGAACGTGCTCGTCAGCGTCGTGATCTTGTGCTGCGCTTGATGATGGACAATGGCATTTTAGACGGTAAGCAATACGAGCTAGCAGCATCGCGTTCGCTGGATGTACAAGCGAAACCGAGGATCTCGACACGTCAGCCTGCATATTTTCAGCAGTTGCAGCGTGAATTAAAAGAAAAAGTTGGGGATAAGTTTACCCCTGGAGTGGGTTTACGCGTCTTCAGCACCTTGGATCCATTGTCGCAGCAAGAAGCGGAAAAAATGGTCGGTGCTATGGTGCCGCAATTGAACAAAAAAGCAGGTGTGAAGGTTGAAACTGCTATGGTGGCGGTTGATCGTGTCAGCGGTGAAGTACGTGCCATGATTGGTGGTAGCCGCCCCGGCTATGCTGGGTTTAACCGCGCACTGGATGCAAGCCGTCAAATTGGTTCCTTAGTGAAACCCGCCGTTTATTTAGCGGCACTGCGCCAGCCAGAACGTTTTACCTTAGCCAGTACCATAGATGATAAACCTATCATGCTAAAGGGCAGCAAAGGCAACAATTGGAAGCCACGTAACTATGACCGCAAATTCCGCGGGCAAGTCCCGCTGTATTACGCGTTAGCTAAGTCGCTAAATGTGCCTACGGTGAATCTTGGTATGGCCGTTGGCCTCAATGATGTGATCAAGACTATGGAGCAGCTGGGGGTTGATCGTAACGAAATTCCAAAGTTACCGTCGATTCTATTAGGGTCGTTTACGTTAACCCCATTTGAAGTGACTCAGATGTTTCAGAGTATCACCAGTGGTGGGCGCAGAGCTGAATTAACCGCACTACGCTCGGTGGTGGATCTGCAAGGTATCCTGTTGTATCAAAATTATCCGAAGGCGAGGCAGGTTGTCCCTCAACAAGCGGCTTGGTTAACCACTTATGGGATGAAGAATGTGGTCAGCCAAGGCACGGCACGTTTCCTTCAACCTCAGTTTGGCTGGGCAGCATTGGCGGGTAAAACCGGTACGACGGATAAAAACCGCGATAGTTGGTTTGTTGGTGCTGATGGGCGTGAGGTCGTGACGATTTGGGTGGGGCGTGATGACAATAAGCCTGTCAATCTAACGGGATCATCGGGTGCGCTGCGTATGTACAGCCAATATATGAAATCACGTCAACCGGAACCTTTGCGTTTGGCATGGCCGAGTAAGGTGTCGACCGCGAAATACCACCGTCAGCCTGACGGTACGCTAGGCTTTGATTGCCAAGGTGAGCAGTCACTACCTGTGTGGGACGACAAAGGCCAGCTAAAGGCTCGTTGTGAAGCTGGCGCTGGGGGCTGGGTTAAAGATCTGTTTGCTTGGTAA
- the trmB gene encoding tRNA (guanosine(46)-N7)-methyltransferase TrmB → MSEVTKKSGDVTLTEFTEDGKLVRKIRSFVRREGRLTKGQEMAMEKHWPTMGVDFVKENLNWAEEYNREAPVVLEIGFGMGASLVEMAKNAPEKNFIGIEVHSPGVGACLMAAGEAELTNLRVMCHDGVEVFDYMIPDNSLDTVQLFFPDPWHKARHHKRRIVQPEFVEMLRKKLKIGGVFHMATDWENYAEHMVEVMNAAPGYKNTATDGDYIPRPEDRPLTKFEARGHRLGHGVWDMKFARTE, encoded by the coding sequence ATGAGTGAAGTTACAAAGAAGTCTGGCGACGTTACGCTGACTGAATTTACTGAAGACGGTAAGCTGGTTCGTAAGATCCGTAGCTTTGTTCGTCGTGAAGGTCGTTTAACCAAAGGCCAAGAAATGGCGATGGAAAAACACTGGCCGACTATGGGTGTGGACTTCGTTAAAGAAAACCTAAACTGGGCTGAAGAATACAACCGTGAAGCACCTGTTGTACTTGAAATTGGTTTTGGTATGGGCGCATCGCTAGTTGAAATGGCGAAGAACGCACCAGAGAAAAACTTTATTGGTATTGAAGTACACAGCCCTGGTGTTGGCGCATGTCTAATGGCGGCAGGTGAAGCTGAACTGACTAACCTTCGTGTAATGTGTCACGATGGCGTGGAAGTGTTTGATTACATGATCCCAGACAATAGCCTAGATACAGTTCAACTGTTCTTCCCTGACCCATGGCACAAAGCGCGTCATCACAAACGTCGCATTGTTCAACCTGAATTCGTTGAAATGCTACGCAAGAAGCTTAAAATCGGTGGTGTATTCCACATGGCGACAGACTGGGAAAACTATGCTGAGCACATGGTTGAAGTGATGAATGCAGCCCCAGGCTACAAAAACACGGCAACTGATGGTGATTACATCCCTCGTCCAGAAGATCGCCCATTAACGAAATTTGAAGCACGTGGTCACCGTTTAGGTCACGGCGTGTGGGACATGAAATTCGCGCGTACTGAGTAA
- a CDS encoding HD-GYP domain-containing protein yields MANIKLAVDRLTTGLYVKLPLQWTDHPFLLNHFKIKDQQQLRLIKNLNLKYVYLIPEKSDNPPLEPDAKPEAISEQESQFLDKQAEKLWKEKQRRIEHLKNYKLRVQRCEKNFSRSLAQLRSIVSKIKSRPVTAIDEANDLVSTMVDALMESENVALHLMNDKKEHEDIYFHSLNVAIISMMLAKTNGMSAEAIKHIALGALFHDMGKLKVPTAILRKTTPLTPPEENYLRLHTKYSLELANLADTFPEAAKPILEQHHELIDGSGYPKGLKGDQITANAQLIALVNAYDSLCHPQDASKARIPYSALSYLFKNKKAQYNNEYMALLVKLMGVYPPGSVVQLSNQQLGLVISVNTNSLLFPNVLLYDPSVPSNEAPIIDLEESDLKIERAIAPDKLPEQVYDYLNPRVRISFYFDPND; encoded by the coding sequence ATGGCAAACATTAAACTTGCAGTAGATCGTTTGACTACTGGCTTATACGTCAAACTCCCTTTGCAATGGACCGATCACCCATTTCTGCTTAACCATTTCAAAATCAAAGATCAGCAGCAACTGCGCCTGATAAAAAACTTGAACCTCAAGTACGTCTATCTGATCCCAGAAAAGAGTGATAATCCCCCTCTTGAGCCTGATGCCAAACCTGAAGCCATTTCAGAACAAGAAAGTCAGTTTTTAGATAAGCAGGCAGAGAAACTGTGGAAAGAAAAGCAGCGTCGTATTGAGCATCTAAAAAATTACAAACTGCGTGTACAACGCTGTGAAAAAAACTTTTCACGCTCACTTGCGCAGTTACGCTCAATTGTCAGCAAAATAAAGAGCCGCCCTGTGACAGCCATCGACGAAGCCAATGACTTAGTCAGTACCATGGTGGATGCATTGATGGAGTCTGAAAACGTCGCCTTGCATTTGATGAATGACAAAAAAGAACATGAAGATATTTATTTTCATTCGCTCAATGTTGCCATTATTTCGATGATGCTTGCCAAAACAAATGGCATGTCAGCAGAAGCTATTAAGCATATTGCATTGGGTGCTCTCTTTCATGACATGGGCAAACTCAAAGTACCTACTGCGATTTTACGAAAAACAACGCCATTAACGCCGCCAGAAGAGAATTACCTGCGTTTGCATACCAAGTATAGCCTTGAGCTTGCAAACCTTGCTGATACCTTCCCAGAGGCTGCTAAACCTATCCTAGAGCAGCATCATGAGCTGATTGATGGTTCGGGTTACCCTAAAGGGCTGAAAGGCGATCAAATCACAGCCAATGCTCAATTAATCGCTTTGGTTAATGCTTATGATTCACTGTGCCACCCACAAGATGCCTCCAAAGCACGGATCCCTTACAGTGCATTGTCGTATTTATTCAAAAATAAAAAGGCCCAGTACAACAATGAATACATGGCGTTGCTGGTCAAACTGATGGGGGTATACCCACCTGGCAGTGTGGTGCAACTCTCCAACCAACAACTGGGGTTGGTGATTTCAGTCAATACCAATAGCTTACTCTTCCCGAATGTACTGCTTTACGATCCATCGGTGCCCTCCAATGAAGCCCCCATCATCGACTTAGAAGAGAGTGATTTAAAAATTGAACGTGCCATTGCGCCCGATAAATTGCCCGAACAAGTTTATGATTACTTAAACCCTAGGGTGCGGATATCGTTCTACTTTGATCCGAACGATTAA